A stretch of candidate division KSB1 bacterium DNA encodes these proteins:
- a CDS encoding four helix bundle protein produces MAKFRFEDLEIWKLAIEIANELFNIADELAAKHLYSFAEQLRDSGMSMCNNISEGSGSYSNKEFAHFLNVARRSTFECANILVILLMRNLISIETKEKLYDKLSIESRKISNFRNTLL; encoded by the coding sequence ATGGCCAAATTTCGATTCGAGGACCTGGAAATTTGGAAGCTGGCGATTGAGATCGCCAATGAATTATTTAATATTGCTGATGAGTTGGCAGCAAAGCACCTTTATAGCTTTGCCGAACAACTTCGGGATTCAGGAATGAGCATGTGCAATAATATATCCGAGGGCTCTGGGTCCTACTCAAACAAAGAATTTGCTCACTTTCTGAATGTTGCCAGACGATCGACCTTCGAGTGCGCCAATATTCTTGTCATTTTGCTCATGCGCAATCTGATTTCAATCGAAACGAAAGAAAAACTATACGACAAACTATCAATCGAAAGCCGAAAAATCTCCAACTTCAGAAATACTCTATTGTGA
- a CDS encoding uroporphyrinogen decarboxylase family protein, with product MISKERVLTALNHQEPDRIPKFELCVNSPVGSKVLGRDAWVGTGGYVMGKLRNDMILAGRRSEFYRKFIEDTIELYDKLGYDILVIDPHEGENDLKPQAVSENEWKYQIGEGYWSLMRYLPEEDLYYEVDSSLAHEGMDGFKKMVREMEKRGPQPIQPDDSQFEALDYAIQNSRGMFVLGHYDIFLPSFSSWLPIFLEAMVTDPELVKTYLDIVHENNFPLLTAQLERGVDGIDGRMDFCGKNGPMFSPKHFEMFVKPYLQQITAECHKYGKPFIKHLDGNYKVIERQILLECGIDGIHSIEPVAGMDIGELKRNYGDKVTLCGNVDCAELLSYRTPAEVKAATKEVIRVAAPGGGFILASSNCIHSQVPVENLWAMLEAAEEYGSYPIQI from the coding sequence ATGATATCCAAAGAACGAGTCTTAACCGCCTTGAATCACCAAGAACCCGATCGTATTCCGAAATTTGAGCTGTGTGTGAATTCGCCTGTGGGGAGCAAGGTGCTGGGGCGAGATGCCTGGGTGGGTACAGGCGGATATGTCATGGGCAAGTTACGAAACGACATGATTCTGGCGGGCAGGCGGAGCGAGTTCTATCGAAAATTCATCGAAGATACCATCGAGCTTTATGATAAGCTGGGCTACGATATTTTGGTTATCGATCCGCACGAGGGCGAGAATGATCTCAAGCCACAGGCGGTGAGCGAGAACGAATGGAAATATCAAATCGGCGAGGGCTATTGGTCGCTGATGCGCTACCTGCCAGAGGAAGATTTGTACTATGAAGTGGATTCCAGCCTGGCGCACGAAGGCATGGACGGCTTCAAAAAGATGGTTCGGGAGATGGAGAAACGTGGCCCGCAGCCGATCCAGCCTGATGACTCCCAATTCGAGGCGCTGGATTATGCCATCCAGAATTCCAGGGGGATGTTCGTGCTCGGGCATTACGATATTTTCCTGCCGTCGTTCTCATCCTGGCTGCCGATTTTTCTTGAAGCGATGGTCACCGATCCCGAATTGGTGAAAACTTATCTTGACATCGTTCACGAAAATAATTTCCCGCTGCTGACCGCCCAATTGGAGCGTGGCGTGGACGGCATCGATGGCCGAATGGATTTTTGCGGGAAAAATGGACCGATGTTTTCGCCCAAGCATTTCGAAATGTTCGTGAAGCCCTATCTCCAGCAGATCACGGCCGAATGCCACAAATACGGCAAACCGTTCATCAAGCATCTGGATGGCAATTATAAGGTGATCGAGCGGCAGATCCTATTGGAATGCGGCATCGACGGCATCCATTCCATCGAACCAGTGGCGGGCATGGATATCGGAGAATTGAAGCGCAATTACGGCGACAAAGTGACCCTCTGCGGCAATGTGGATTGCGCCGAACTGCTCTCCTATCGGACTCCTGCCGAAGTGAAAGCGGCGACTAAAGAGGTCATTCGGGTGGCTGCACCAGGCGGTGGTTTTATTCTGGCGTCATCGAATTGCATCCATAGCCAGGTGCCTGTGGAAAATCTCTGGGCGATGCTGGAGGCGGCGGAGGAGTATGGGAGTTATCCGATTCAAATTTGA
- a CDS encoding ABC transporter ATP-binding protein/permease has protein sequence MTAIGKHTQTKLLIKLFRYVIPYWDKYLLVILLQFIQGTIHALPILLLSKLPLFIGAGRTADYLKFCLLMLLPAFLFRYVIFESLLNTLNWYIGLKLSLKFRQVLYRHLESLSLSFYQTRPVGEHIYRANVDIDSFIPLFNNPMSGFPMLISSVYQTILMAYLISVAGPEILFYLALVLIPIYFLVHVLYTTVRRLDYRKRARAQEMTAVLRDSIAGIRVIKAFDRVKYTVRRYYRALVNYLKSTQSAYLMQTLVADQVRTSPVHILWPLSLPFFAYFALKGKIPVVTWFSIVIFSRQMLYFLDLTFSFFQKLRLYTVPAQRFFETLDIQPEITEPEAAKKIDNLKGDLEFNNVNFAYQPGFPILKNISFKLEPGKKLAIIGASGAGKSTIANLALRLYDPNNGAIKIDHENLKQINMKSVLEQTGVILQDTFLFGGTIRDNIRYARPDATDDEVIQAAKAAGIHDDIMQMPGGYDMDVAEGANLSGGQKQRIAIARALIKKPRLLLLDEATSSLDIATEDAIIETLRQNFKDIPTIIISHRIKLIADADEILVLDHGEIVERGKHEELIQKRGIYYKFYEGQVR, from the coding sequence TTGACAGCGATCGGCAAACATACACAGACCAAACTTCTCATCAAGCTATTCAGGTACGTCATCCCCTATTGGGACAAATACCTATTGGTGATTTTGCTGCAATTCATCCAGGGGACGATCCATGCGTTGCCGATTCTGTTGCTCTCGAAGTTGCCCCTTTTTATTGGAGCAGGCCGAACCGCCGATTACCTGAAATTCTGCCTGCTGATGCTGCTGCCTGCTTTTTTATTTCGCTATGTTATTTTCGAAAGCCTATTGAATACGCTGAACTGGTACATCGGTCTAAAATTATCGCTGAAGTTCAGGCAGGTACTCTATCGCCATCTCGAATCGCTCTCGCTGAGTTTCTACCAAACCCGTCCCGTTGGCGAGCACATCTATCGGGCCAATGTCGATATCGACTCGTTCATCCCGCTGTTCAACAATCCCATGAGCGGCTTCCCCATGCTGATCTCCAGCGTCTATCAGACGATTTTGATGGCGTATCTCATCTCTGTGGCAGGGCCTGAGATTCTCTTCTACCTTGCGCTGGTTTTGATTCCGATTTACTTTCTGGTACACGTGCTGTATACTACCGTCCGTCGATTGGATTATCGAAAGCGAGCCAGGGCTCAGGAAATGACCGCCGTGCTGCGGGATAGCATTGCTGGCATTCGGGTGATCAAGGCGTTCGATCGGGTGAAATACACGGTACGGCGCTATTATCGGGCGCTGGTCAATTATTTAAAATCAACCCAGTCTGCCTACCTCATGCAAACACTGGTGGCCGATCAGGTTCGGACGTCGCCCGTGCATATTTTGTGGCCGCTTTCACTGCCGTTCTTCGCTTACTTTGCGCTGAAAGGGAAAATTCCCGTTGTTACCTGGTTCAGTATCGTGATCTTCTCCCGCCAGATGCTCTATTTTCTGGATCTCACCTTCAGTTTCTTTCAGAAGCTGCGTCTTTACACCGTGCCTGCGCAGCGCTTCTTCGAGACGCTGGATATTCAACCCGAAATCACTGAACCAGAGGCTGCCAAAAAGATAGATAATCTCAAGGGAGATCTGGAATTCAATAATGTTAATTTTGCCTATCAACCAGGCTTTCCGATCCTGAAAAATATCTCTTTTAAATTAGAGCCAGGCAAGAAACTGGCTATCATCGGCGCCAGTGGGGCTGGCAAAAGCACCATCGCTAACCTGGCATTACGGCTTTACGATCCAAACAACGGCGCAATCAAAATCGACCATGAAAATCTGAAGCAGATCAACATGAAATCGGTGCTGGAGCAGACGGGTGTGATTTTGCAGGACACGTTTCTGTTCGGCGGCACGATTCGGGACAACATCCGCTACGCCCGACCTGATGCCACGGACGATGAGGTGATTCAAGCAGCGAAAGCGGCAGGTATTCACGATGACATCATGCAGATGCCAGGCGGTTACGACATGGATGTGGCCGAGGGCGCCAATCTCTCTGGCGGACAGAAACAGCGCATCGCTATTGCCCGTGCGTTGATCAAAAAGCCCAGGCTGCTACTACTGGATGAGGCGACGTCGTCATTGGACATCGCCACCGAGGATGCCATCATCGAAACGTTGAGGCAAAATTTCAAAGACATCCCGACCATCATCATCTCCCATCGCATCAAGTTGATTGCCGATGCCGATGAAATTCTGGTGCTCGATCACGGGGAGATCGTTGAGCGGGGGAAACACGAGGAGTTGATTCAGAAGCGGGGGATTTATTATAAATTTTATGAAGGGCAGGTTAGGTAA
- a CDS encoding ABC transporter ATP-binding protein/permease: MNHEKQTDWKIFLYFIRYLLPIWDKVLLMLLLAVMLTVLDINTIVLPLVIRKFIDQVLGQQDWHMFRILLIILISQIVLYLSCNGILELIKFVVSMKLGINLGMHVFKHALSLPLSFFQKRPVGEHIYRLGTTFDPGFANLAILGVLFETAGSAKGQTQPFVGNDVDAVLAMVTQSVDLIIRVTARLLLIIITISVTISASIGLALIIFCIPYIWGIHLLYNVQRRIDFKYREKSQSFLAGLQEWFAGIKTIKAFGKDKFEVFKNIRLYIKMLRVEWQNYFVKLATDNFIYLLRYGFIVGAILYSCLTQKPTAGAIAALFLLLEQFFSPINQYIRVIEGVRLQLIPARRLMDTLGLEPSIVEKKDAIAIGIFSGPYHINDVSFRYVPEKQILTDITLTIARGKRIAIVGASGSGKTSLVNLVMRFYDPEKGEILADQVNLKDLKLGSYYQNIGIILQEDFLFSGTVKENIRFGKLDATIEEIEAAAKLAAVHDDILKLPNGYDTDLAEGTRLSGGQRQRIAIARALIRQPRILILDEATSALDSETARRIEETIFNISQEMTVIMITHKLISVKNFDEIFVIDKGRLIEHGSFDQLMERNGLFASMYNQQSSVNNVTVTSQVAVTSV, from the coding sequence ATGAATCACGAAAAACAGACCGACTGGAAAATCTTTCTCTACTTCATCCGCTACCTGCTCCCGATCTGGGACAAGGTACTGCTGATGCTGCTACTGGCGGTGATGTTGACCGTGCTGGACATCAACACCATCGTGCTGCCGTTGGTCATCAGAAAATTCATCGACCAGGTGCTGGGGCAGCAGGATTGGCACATGTTTCGGATCCTGCTGATCATTTTGATCAGTCAGATCGTACTCTATCTTTCCTGCAACGGCATCCTGGAATTGATCAAATTCGTGGTCTCGATGAAGCTGGGCATCAATCTCGGAATGCACGTGTTCAAACATGCGCTCAGTTTGCCATTGAGCTTTTTCCAGAAACGACCAGTCGGCGAGCATATCTATCGACTGGGGACGACGTTCGATCCTGGTTTTGCTAATCTCGCCATCCTTGGCGTGTTGTTTGAAACCGCAGGTTCGGCCAAGGGACAAACGCAGCCGTTCGTCGGCAACGATGTGGATGCCGTGCTGGCCATGGTCACTCAATCGGTGGATTTAATTATTCGAGTGACCGCCAGATTGCTGTTGATCATCATCACCATTTCGGTCACCATTAGCGCTTCCATCGGCCTGGCGCTGATCATCTTCTGCATCCCGTACATCTGGGGCATTCATCTGTTGTACAACGTCCAGCGCCGTATCGATTTCAAGTATCGGGAGAAAAGCCAGAGCTTCCTGGCGGGATTGCAGGAGTGGTTCGCTGGCATCAAAACCATCAAGGCATTTGGAAAAGACAAATTCGAGGTGTTCAAAAACATCAGGCTATACATCAAAATGCTGCGGGTGGAGTGGCAAAATTATTTTGTCAAATTGGCTACCGACAATTTCATCTACCTGTTGCGCTATGGCTTCATCGTCGGAGCGATCCTGTATTCCTGTCTGACCCAAAAGCCAACGGCTGGCGCTATTGCAGCGCTGTTTCTTCTGCTGGAACAGTTTTTTAGCCCCATCAATCAATACATTCGGGTGATTGAGGGGGTGCGGCTGCAATTGATCCCCGCCAGGAGGTTGATGGATACCCTGGGCCTGGAGCCGTCGATCGTGGAGAAAAAAGATGCCATCGCCATTGGAATATTTTCGGGGCCATATCACATTAATGATGTTTCGTTCCGCTACGTGCCTGAGAAACAAATCTTAACCGACATCACTTTGACCATAGCCAGAGGCAAGCGAATTGCAATTGTCGGTGCGTCGGGCTCGGGCAAGACGTCGCTGGTCAATCTGGTAATGCGGTTTTACGATCCTGAGAAGGGAGAGATTTTGGCCGACCAGGTAAATTTAAAAGACCTGAAGCTGGGCAGTTATTACCAAAACATCGGGATTATCTTGCAGGAGGATTTTTTATTTAGCGGCACAGTCAAAGAAAATATTCGCTTCGGCAAATTGGACGCTACTATCGAGGAAATCGAAGCGGCGGCGAAGCTGGCAGCCGTGCATGATGACATTTTAAAATTGCCCAATGGATACGATACCGATCTGGCCGAGGGCACCCGACTTTCGGGCGGGCAGAGGCAGCGGATCGCCATCGCTAGGGCATTGATCCGTCAGCCGAGGATTTTGATCCTGGACGAGGCAACCAGCGCCCTGGATTCAGAAACCGCCCGCCGCATTGAAGAAACCATTTTCAACATCAGCCAGGAGATGACCGTCATTATGATCACCCACAAGCTGATTTCAGTCAAAAATTTCGATGAGATTTTTGTGATCGACAAAGGTAGGCTCATCGAACATGGCTCTTTTGATCAGTTAATGGAACGGAACGGCCTGTTCGCTTCGATGTACAATCAGCAGAGTAGCGTAAACAACGTGACCGTCACCTCGCAGGTGGCGGTCACGTCCGTTTAA
- a CDS encoding DUF4185 domain-containing protein yields MLKVASTRDLGLLFTENNVKMIGQDGAYSIPINDREALWVFGDTFVGSFDEMGRRLIERMPNNTGLICRSKDAATGLTDFSYVTDATGELRQLVPLSPDEDPSVHRIWPMHGCCIDGKVYLYYIRVKILPEGQWPYKFAVEGSGMTVANYPELIFQRVVDQGSPIFWHQDEPLFGVAVLPVKAEGFVYVYGSYYKDWKHYCALARVPFDSLGYISYYEYLISSKPEWSVDRSKAISIMEGMPTELSVSYNAYLGCYLAVHSWETTGKVVGRTAPHPWGPWSEPTVLWIPKAPLRNPLVYNGPLVYAGKEHPELAKENGRVIYLTCVEFEEYYPRLIEVTLA; encoded by the coding sequence ATGCTCAAAGTTGCCAGCACCCGTGATCTGGGACTGCTCTTCACCGAAAACAACGTCAAAATGATCGGCCAGGATGGAGCGTATTCCATCCCGATCAACGATCGAGAGGCACTCTGGGTTTTCGGCGATACTTTTGTGGGGAGCTTCGATGAAATGGGCCGACGGCTCATCGAGCGGATGCCGAATAACACGGGTTTGATTTGTCGCTCAAAAGATGCGGCCACGGGCTTGACTGACTTTTCGTATGTGACCGATGCAACGGGCGAGCTGCGCCAACTTGTTCCATTATCGCCCGACGAGGATCCATCCGTTCATCGCATCTGGCCAATGCACGGCTGTTGCATCGATGGAAAAGTCTATCTGTACTATATTCGAGTCAAAATTCTGCCCGAAGGCCAGTGGCCATATAAATTCGCTGTCGAGGGGAGTGGCATGACCGTGGCCAATTATCCTGAGCTAATATTTCAGCGGGTTGTAGATCAAGGTTCACCCATTTTCTGGCATCAAGATGAACCGCTATTCGGCGTGGCGGTCTTGCCCGTGAAGGCGGAAGGTTTCGTTTACGTCTATGGCTCGTATTACAAAGACTGGAAGCACTATTGCGCTCTGGCACGAGTGCCCTTCGATAGCCTGGGGTACATCTCCTATTATGAATATCTGATTTCCTCGAAACCCGAGTGGAGCGTGGATCGAAGCAAGGCCATTTCGATCATGGAGGGCATGCCGACCGAGCTGTCGGTCTCATATAACGCCTATCTGGGCTGCTATTTGGCGGTCCATTCATGGGAAACGACGGGTAAGGTCGTGGGCCGAACAGCCCCGCATCCCTGGGGACCGTGGAGCGAGCCCACCGTATTGTGGATACCAAAAGCGCCGCTGCGCAATCCGCTGGTCTATAATGGCCCATTGGTTTATGCGGGAAAGGAACATCCAGAATTGGCGAAGGAAAATGGGAGGGTGATTTATTTAACATGTGTGGAGTTCGAGGAGTATTATCCGAGGTTGATAGAGGTGACTTTGGCCTAG
- a CDS encoding alpha/beta hydrolase-fold protein, giving the protein MKKNVAKIFIIALDLIFMTSFSKAQIVNLGDIFSDDFETPAANKWQDMKVWGFGVWQIRDGVFVSLDSSNISQQMYSALPKFDNAIVNRDYAALFRYKPMAGHNYSFTIDVRPQGWNNYKFEISNDGTIRILKNLAGKLPRPLFTSIPGQIVFNEWQWVRLEVTGEKPLCLKIKIWQNELADEPEFFNAIAIDENPLVPQNMNFALTSVQSGGAYTMIDDFNIYSYRVKADAAAQALVRPNNEKIIDATFAAADKNELQNFLTEYADLKETIETLKHQPALGVEINDLANLEVELFAIQKRLSDCDVPDHFHFYRESIQQGLVQAKSHLTLLEEKMQPFHHQVGTFMRGYYSEIDGSLQGYALFVPEQYDGKRPFPLVINLHGYDPSFSSWQENLFLPVFMPHATAKGRYILVNPFGRGNTMYQNIGEQDVLAVLNEVQRLYSINENRIYLTGGSMGGAGTWWLGLSHPDLFAAIAPIMGPTEFAFWNQPVPENMSPIRKFINEKQSALSLAENA; this is encoded by the coding sequence ATGAAAAAAAACGTTGCAAAAATTTTTATCATTGCTTTAGACCTCATTTTTATGACCTCTTTTTCGAAAGCTCAGATTGTAAATTTAGGCGACATCTTCTCCGATGATTTCGAAACCCCAGCCGCCAACAAATGGCAGGACATGAAAGTCTGGGGCTTTGGCGTCTGGCAGATCAGGGATGGCGTGTTCGTTTCGCTCGATAGCAGCAATATCAGCCAGCAAATGTACTCGGCCCTGCCGAAATTCGACAACGCCATCGTCAATCGGGATTATGCTGCTCTGTTCCGTTACAAGCCGATGGCAGGACATAATTATAGTTTCACCATCGACGTCCGTCCTCAGGGCTGGAACAATTATAAATTCGAAATCTCGAACGATGGCACGATCCGCATTTTGAAAAATCTGGCAGGAAAGCTGCCGAGGCCACTGTTTACCTCAATTCCAGGGCAAATTGTTTTCAATGAGTGGCAATGGGTTCGACTCGAAGTTACTGGAGAAAAACCGCTCTGCTTGAAAATCAAAATCTGGCAAAACGAGCTTGCCGATGAGCCCGAATTTTTTAATGCCATTGCCATCGATGAGAATCCACTCGTGCCGCAGAATATGAATTTTGCCCTCACCTCAGTTCAATCGGGTGGGGCCTATACGATGATCGACGATTTCAATATTTACAGCTATCGAGTCAAAGCCGATGCCGCTGCACAGGCGCTCGTTCGGCCAAATAATGAAAAGATCATCGACGCCACTTTTGCAGCAGCGGACAAAAATGAGTTACAGAATTTTTTGACGGAGTACGCTGATCTCAAAGAGACAATTGAAACCCTAAAACATCAACCTGCCTTGGGAGTCGAAATTAATGATCTGGCCAATCTGGAAGTGGAGTTGTTCGCCATCCAAAAACGCTTGAGCGATTGTGATGTGCCCGATCATTTTCATTTTTATCGAGAGTCCATTCAACAAGGGCTGGTGCAGGCAAAATCACATTTGACCTTGCTCGAAGAAAAAATGCAGCCCTTTCATCACCAGGTCGGCACGTTCATGCGGGGTTATTACTCCGAGATCGATGGGAGCCTGCAGGGGTACGCCCTGTTTGTGCCTGAACAATACGATGGCAAAAGGCCGTTCCCGCTGGTGATCAATCTGCACGGCTACGATCCGAGCTTTTCCAGCTGGCAGGAGAATTTGTTTCTGCCTGTCTTTATGCCCCATGCCACGGCTAAGGGGCGGTACATCCTGGTCAATCCTTTCGGTCGGGGCAACACGATGTATCAAAATATCGGCGAACAGGATGTGTTGGCCGTTTTGAATGAAGTGCAGCGACTTTATTCCATTAATGAAAATCGAATTTACCTGACAGGCGGTTCCATGGGCGGAGCTGGCACATGGTGGCTGGGATTAAGTCATCCCGATCTATTCGCTGCCATTGCGCCGATTATGGGGCCAACCGAATTCGCCTTCTGGAACCAGCCAGTCCCTGAGAACATGTCGCCAATTCGGAAGTTCATCAATGAAAAGCAGAGTGCCCTGTCGCTGGCGGAAAATGCA
- a CDS encoding DUF4185 domain-containing protein, whose protein sequence is MLDKIKIDIIPLPEIGRLFREGKNGWFGGDCAFSLPLTNDRVLWLFGDSFIQEKKQFSREGARFINNSIAIQQGNLINSDALQFYWNKENGHHRAFFVNENEPGFLWPLSAIFIRGKLFVFCVRIQIVDPENVFGFRQIGNEIFRIENPDDPPDRWQMTVHKLPFQRQFGSFGSNFFVSQDYVYIYGYRNVKNGWEDAVINLIIARIKSDLADEIHNQNHWEYLDGATGIWRREVHQLKPVIEHFTTEFSLTFVPAIGKYVLVANAWKHPHPITIRFADTPVGPFSEPQIVYHCPEIGWSPNYFCYAAKAHPELAEADNELVISYMTNSKVMQEVFEDLRIYFPRFLKIVISNQ, encoded by the coding sequence ATGCTTGATAAAATAAAAATCGACATCATTCCATTACCTGAAATAGGTCGTTTATTTCGAGAGGGCAAGAACGGCTGGTTCGGCGGCGATTGCGCCTTTAGCTTACCGCTGACCAATGATCGGGTGCTATGGCTGTTCGGGGATTCGTTCATTCAAGAAAAGAAACAGTTTTCTCGGGAAGGGGCACGGTTCATCAACAACTCCATTGCCATTCAGCAAGGCAACTTAATAAATAGCGATGCATTGCAATTTTATTGGAACAAAGAAAACGGCCATCATCGGGCTTTTTTTGTCAATGAGAACGAGCCAGGCTTTCTCTGGCCATTAAGTGCGATTTTCATCAGGGGAAAATTGTTTGTCTTTTGTGTCCGCATCCAGATCGTTGATCCTGAAAACGTGTTTGGATTTCGCCAGATCGGTAATGAGATTTTTCGCATCGAAAATCCCGACGATCCACCCGACCGATGGCAAATGACCGTCCACAAGCTGCCGTTCCAGCGCCAGTTTGGCAGCTTCGGCTCGAATTTCTTTGTCAGCCAGGATTACGTTTACATCTACGGCTACCGCAATGTTAAAAATGGCTGGGAAGATGCCGTTATCAATTTGATCATTGCCAGGATAAAAAGCGATCTGGCTGATGAAATTCACAATCAGAACCATTGGGAATATCTCGATGGCGCAACGGGCATCTGGCGCAGGGAAGTTCATCAACTGAAGCCCGTGATCGAACATTTCACGACGGAATTTTCACTGACGTTCGTGCCTGCCATCGGCAAATATGTGCTGGTCGCTAATGCCTGGAAACACCCGCATCCGATCACAATTCGCTTTGCCGACACGCCTGTGGGGCCGTTCAGCGAGCCGCAGATTGTCTATCACTGTCCCGAGATCGGCTGGAGTCCCAATTATTTCTGTTACGCCGCCAAAGCCCATCCTGAGTTGGCGGAAGCGGATAATGAGTTGGTGATTAGTTACATGACGAATTCAAAAGTGATGCAGGAGGTTTTCGAGGATCTAAGGATTTATTTTCCGAGGTTCTTGAAAATAGTGATCAGTAATCAGTGA